Below is a genomic region from Candidatus Hydrogenedentota bacterium.
TACCGTCGTATACGCCCACGCATGCCCGCGTTGCTGCAGGCGCGCGGCAATTTCGCGCACGATCCCTTCCCCTTCGTTCCACAAGGTTTCCAATACGGTGAACTCGGCTTGACTGGTTTGTGCGGGCTTCATATCGTCAGCCTCCTACGTTCTGTAGTTCAACTCTACTACGCAATGTAGGATTTTGTCAAGACCTGAATTCTAAGCGGTTGCCTTGGGCGATGATTTGGGGTAGCGCATCCCTCTCCGAATCGGGTAGCATGAACCAATATGTGCACTGCATCTCGCCCCCCGGGCGGATCAACCCAGGAGATTGCCATGGAGACGGTATCGAGAAGGTCATTTATGAAAGGCACTGCGGCCGCGGGCATCGGCGCGTTGGCGGCGTCGAGCACGGCATGGGCAGGCGCAAACGATCGCCTGCGCGTGGCGTGCATCGGGCTCCGCGGGCGCGGAAACGAACACATTGAACAATTCTCTACGTTGCCGAATGTAGAGATTGCTACGCTGTGCGATATCGACGAGAAAATCCTCGACCAGCGGAAGAACTATTTTAAGGAAAAGAATCTGAAGATTCCGAAAACGGAAACGGATCTTCGGAAGGTATTCGATGATAAAGACATCGATGCCGTTTCCATCGCCACGCCAAATCACTGGCATGCATTGGCAACAATCTGGGCGTGCCAGGCGGGCAAAGACGTATACGTCGAGAAGCCTGCCTCGCACAATGTGTTCGAAGGCCGGAAGATGGTAGAGGCAGCGGCCAAATACGGCCGTGTCGTGCAAGTAGGCACGCAAATCCGAAGCAATCCCAGCATTCAGGAAGCCATCAAGCATTTGCAGGATGGTTTGCTGGGCGAGGTCTATCTGGCGCGCGGACTCTGCTACAAGCGGCGCCCGAGCATCGGCAAGAAGCCGGACAGCGACATTCCGAAGGGCGTGAACTATGACATTTGGGTTGGGCCGGCGCCGATGCGCCCGTTCAACGAAAACCGTTTCCACTACAACTGGCACTGGATGTGGGATACGGGCAATGGCGATATCGGCAACCAGGGCGTTCACCAGATGGATATCGCGCGCTGGGGTCTCGGCGTGAAGTTGCCCAAGAAGATTGCCGGCATGGGAAGCATGTTCCTGTGGGACGACGACAAAGAAGTGCCGAACACGACGACGACTTCGTTCTTCTATCCGGATGAGGGGCCGA
It encodes:
- a CDS encoding Gfo/Idh/MocA family oxidoreductase, whose translation is METVSRRSFMKGTAAAGIGALAASSTAWAGANDRLRVACIGLRGRGNEHIEQFSTLPNVEIATLCDIDEKILDQRKNYFKEKNLKIPKTETDLRKVFDDKDIDAVSIATPNHWHALATIWACQAGKDVYVEKPASHNVFEGRKMVEAAAKYGRVVQVGTQIRSNPSIQEAIKHLQDGLLGEVYLARGLCYKRRPSIGKKPDSDIPKGVNYDIWVGPAPMRPFNENRFHYNWHWMWDTGNGDIGNQGVHQMDIARWGLGVKLPKKIAGMGSMFLWDDDKEVPNTTTTSFFYPDEGPKGKMLEFEVRPWHTNDEKGAKIGILFYGEKGYMVIDSYSNYKTYLGEKEEPGPSGDVGANHFENFLQAVRERKPELLNAPIEEGHYSAALAHLGLISVRVGRALDFDPATEQIIGDDEAAQYLTRKYREPYVVPETV